A single region of the Zootoca vivipara chromosome 2, rZooViv1.1, whole genome shotgun sequence genome encodes:
- the LOC118080137 gene encoding hyaluronidase-1-like: MLVMVVDGKEIMQARAPLFPRKPFVVLWNAPTRLCQLRYKVNLDLRTFKIHANPNDDLSGSTVTIFYHNRLGYYPYLKKPAKPINGGIPQHGNLYKHITKLKSDLKKAIPMKQFKGLGVIDWEGWKPQWMRNRGTRNKYKIWSLEPIRKQNPHWSSYRIRSIAKEAFEKAGKMFMKNTLIEAKRMRPNGLWGYYLYPECGNYNFMVHPEKYTGKCGKIDLKLNERLRWLWKESTALYPSIYLQRRMQSSRNAQRFVRYRVMEAMRIATMARKDYALPVFAYSRPFYARTFHALTEEDLVNTIGESAALGAAGVVLWGNHRYALSKESCLQLKSYIGGPLGRYIINVTSAATFCSKTLCNLNGRCVRRNSESDAYLHLPSHRFKIVFDNSDARKVLVRGYMRKKDRKALKTNFICHCYQGWKGSACKWPSSARG, translated from the exons ATGTTAGTGATGGTGGTGGATGGTAAAGAAATTATGCAGGCAAGGGCTCCATTGTTCCCACGCAAACCTTTCGTAGTGCTATGGAATGCACCAACCAGACTGTGCCAGCTGCGATACAAGGTGAATTTAGACCTCAGAACTTTTAAAATTCATGCAAATCCCAATGACGATTTGAGTGGCTCCACCGTGACAATATTTTATCACAATCGCTTGGGCTACTACCCCTATTTAAAGAAACCCGCTAAGCCTATCAACGGCGGAATACCACAGCATGGAAACCTTTACAAGCACATCACCAAACTCAAGTCTGATCTCAAAAAGGCCATACCTATGAAGCAATTCAAGGGACTTGGAGTCATTGACTGGGAAGGCTGGAAGCCCCAGTGGATGAGGAACCGGGGCActagaaataaatacaaaatttGGTCTCTTGAACCTATTAGAAAGCAGAATCCTCACTGGTCTAGTTACAGAATCAGGAGCATCGCTAAGGAAGCCTTTGAAAAGGCAGGGAAGATGTTTATGAAGAACACCCTTATCGAAGCTAAAAGAATGAGACCAAATGGACTCTGGGGTTACTATCTATACCCAGAATGCGGTAATTATAATTTCATGGTTCATCCAGAGAAATACACAGGAAAATGTGGAAAGATTGACTTGAAATTGAACGAGCGTCTGCGTTGGCTATGGAAAGAAAGCACTGCTCTATATCCTTCCATATACCTGCAGCGCAGGATGCAGTCAAGTCGGAACGCTCAGAGATTTGTACGCTATCGGGTTATGGAAGCAATGCGCATTGCTACCATGGCTAGAAAGGACTATGCCTTGCCTGTTTTTGCGTATTCTAGGCCATTTTATGCCAGAACGTTCCATGCTTTGACAGAG GAAGACTTGGTGAATACTATTGGTGAGAGTGCAGCATTGGGGGCTGCCGGAGTCGTCCTGTGGGGAAACCATCGGTATGCCCTAAGTAAA gaAAGCTGTTTGCAACTGAAAAGCTATATAGGTGGTCCCTTGGGGCGTTACATCATTAATGTGACTTCTGCGGCGACGTTCTGCAGCAAAACTCTCTGCAACTTGAATGGAAGATGCGTTCGTAGAAACAGTGAATCGGATGCCTACCTGCATTTGCCTTCTCACCGTTTTAAGATTGTCTTCGATAACTCCGATGCAAGAAAAGTCCTGGTGAGAGGATATATGAGGAAGAAGGATAGAAAGGCCCTGAAAACCAATTTCATCTGCCACTGTTACCAGGGATGGAAGGGGTCGGCTTGCAAGTGGCCTTCTTCCGCAAGAGGGTGA